DNA sequence from the Luteitalea sp. genome:
CACCTGACTTCGACATCACCAGCTCGACCTCGGCGCCGACGCCTGCCGCATCGACCGCGCCGCGCAACGAGTTGATTATCGCATCCACGTTGTCTTCCGGCCTCGTGCGGACGTCGACATAGAGCGCGCAGTAGGGAGCCGACCGATTCGGGCGCCACGGGATCCCGCCGCGGACCGCGCCAACCTGAGCCTGCGGAACGACAGGGCCGCACGGCGTGGAGCCGGAACGGGACCTCGTGTACTCGACGGCCCACTCTTCGATCGCCTGCACAACCCTGGCGGCCTT
Encoded proteins:
- a CDS encoding peptidase dimerization domain-containing protein — encoded protein: KAARVVQAIEEWAVEYTRSRSGSTPCGPVVPQAQVGAVRGGIPWRPNRSAPYCALYVDVRTRPEDNVDAIINSLRGAVDAAGVGAEVELVMSKSGAVGAGVEPLVASVRQAHELVRGEVPPAAAEQAVVSMWRDTNVFNRAGIPAIDFGPGRGNADVQGRGYLDVGSLVDAAKMYALVALKVSGSIT